In Luteitalea sp. TBR-22, one genomic interval encodes:
- the ybeY gene encoding rRNA maturation RNase YbeY produces the protein MDADPPTLDITVCTRAGRPARAPGLARWLAATAPVRARGTVTLVLIGDAAMRRMNRDWRGKDYATDVLSFPADDDGPRLRGQQRHLGDIVIATGVARRQAREAGHAYGTELKVLALHGLLHLLGYDHETDQGRMRRVEARLRRKGGLRAGLIERESRA, from the coding sequence ATGGACGCGGACCCTCCGACCCTGGACATCACCGTGTGCACGCGCGCCGGCCGCCCGGCGCGTGCGCCTGGCCTCGCTCGGTGGCTCGCCGCGACGGCCCCGGTCCGGGCGCGCGGCACCGTGACCCTGGTGCTGATTGGGGATGCGGCCATGCGCCGCATGAACCGCGACTGGCGCGGCAAGGACTACGCGACCGACGTCCTGTCCTTCCCGGCCGACGACGACGGGCCGCGCCTGCGCGGGCAGCAGCGGCATCTCGGCGACATCGTCATCGCGACGGGCGTCGCGAGGCGCCAGGCGCGCGAGGCCGGGCACGCGTACGGCACCGAGCTGAAGGTGCTCGCGCTGCACGGCCTGCTGCACCTGCTCGGCTACGACCACGAGACCGACCAGGGACGGATGCGGCGCGTCGAGGCACGGCTGCGCCGCAAGGGCGGCCTGCGCGCCGGCCTCATCGAGCGGGAGTCGCGCGCGTGA
- a CDS encoding hemolysin family protein, whose amino-acid sequence MIPLIVFLLACLAVYLGTVLAAFSAIMRFSLRLLAESSSGSGDVLTTFLEDPPALFFPARVLLGIDTVIVAVLLAHVEGVGRTDHGIWVFLVSMILFVVVCFLVLPQVIVRRNPQQVLTLLLPSFTIIARAFAPLTTLVAGADGVADRRADGDEPPAEEVQAATPGEDAPEAAEEEEDARELFRSMVGFQDRLVREVMTPRPDIVGIRADATLGDLRARLRESEYSRLLVYRESLDDVVGFVHLKDVFLKGAEQADEASFEALVRPAHAVPETRRANDVLKDLQRARTQTALVVDEYGGTAGLVTVEDLVEELVGEIRDEYDVEADPIVEEPDDTWVFSAKVDIDELTERLGVDIEREGFETIGGYLLSRLGRVPLAGEHVVEDGLDIEVLEAERRRVLKVRVRRLPAEGEA is encoded by the coding sequence GTGATCCCGCTGATCGTGTTCCTGCTGGCCTGCCTGGCCGTCTACCTCGGCACCGTGCTGGCCGCCTTCAGCGCGATCATGCGCTTCTCGCTGCGGCTGCTGGCCGAGAGCTCGAGCGGATCGGGCGACGTCCTGACGACGTTCCTCGAGGACCCCCCGGCGTTGTTCTTCCCGGCCCGCGTGCTGCTCGGCATCGACACGGTCATCGTCGCCGTGCTCCTCGCGCACGTCGAGGGCGTGGGGCGCACCGATCACGGCATCTGGGTGTTCCTGGTGTCGATGATCCTGTTCGTGGTGGTGTGCTTCCTGGTGCTGCCGCAGGTGATCGTCCGCCGGAACCCCCAGCAGGTGCTCACCCTGCTGCTGCCGTCCTTCACGATCATCGCCCGGGCGTTCGCGCCGCTCACGACGCTGGTGGCGGGCGCCGACGGCGTCGCCGATCGCCGCGCCGACGGTGACGAGCCGCCGGCCGAGGAGGTGCAGGCGGCCACGCCGGGCGAGGACGCGCCGGAAGCCGCCGAGGAGGAAGAGGACGCGCGCGAGCTGTTCCGGTCGATGGTGGGTTTCCAGGACCGTCTCGTGCGGGAGGTCATGACCCCGCGCCCCGACATCGTCGGCATCCGTGCCGACGCGACGCTCGGCGACCTGCGGGCGCGGCTGCGCGAGTCGGAGTACTCGCGGCTGCTCGTGTATCGCGAGAGCCTCGATGACGTGGTCGGGTTCGTGCACTTGAAGGACGTCTTCCTCAAGGGCGCCGAGCAGGCCGACGAGGCGTCCTTCGAGGCGCTGGTGCGTCCGGCGCACGCGGTGCCGGAGACGCGCCGGGCCAACGACGTCCTGAAGGACCTGCAGCGGGCGCGCACGCAGACCGCGCTGGTGGTGGACGAGTACGGCGGGACGGCGGGGCTGGTGACCGTGGAGGACCTCGTCGAGGAGCTGGTCGGCGAGATCCGCGACGAGTACGACGTCGAGGCGGATCCCATCGTCGAGGAGCCCGACGACACCTGGGTGTTCAGCGCCAAGGTGGACATCGACGAACTCACCGAACGGCTCGGCGTCGACATCGAGCGCGAGGGATTCGAGACGATCGGCGGGTACCTGCTGAGTCGCCTCGGCCGGGTGCCGCTGGCCGGCGAGCACGTCGTGGAGGACGGCCTCGACATCGAGGTGCTCGAGGCGGAGCGGCGTCGGGTGCTGAAGGTGCGAGTCCGGCGCCTGCCGGCGGAAGGGGAGGCGTAG
- a CDS encoding PhoH family protein: protein MQENIGIAIPAPRSIPVPDQGVDVLFGAYDDNLRLLEDLFGVSVRTSGHELVVDGASERLDRVEAFVGQFGALLRDGYRFARGEVKDAMRLAAEHPDLDLRDHFLKGSVRASAKRQVVPKTPTQRTYLEAIEKHDIVFGVGPAGTGKTYLAMAQAVASLLAKKVSRIVLTRPAVEAGEKLGFLPGDLQEKVNPYLRPLYDALYDMLEADKVERLLERGTIEVAPLAFMRGRTLNDAFVILDEAQNTTSEQMKMFLTRLGFGSKAVVTGDITQIDLPYGRPSGLIDAIRILDKVEGLAFVHFTDRDVVRHKLVQLIVQAYAAQEAGGPGAPGNPRA, encoded by the coding sequence TTGCAGGAGAACATCGGTATCGCCATCCCGGCCCCGCGCTCCATTCCGGTCCCCGATCAGGGCGTCGACGTCCTGTTCGGCGCCTACGACGACAACCTGCGCCTGCTCGAAGACCTCTTCGGCGTGAGCGTCCGCACCAGCGGGCACGAACTCGTCGTGGACGGCGCCTCCGAGCGCCTCGACCGCGTTGAGGCGTTCGTCGGGCAGTTCGGCGCGCTGCTGCGCGATGGCTACCGGTTCGCGCGTGGCGAGGTCAAGGACGCGATGCGCCTGGCCGCCGAGCATCCGGACCTGGATCTCCGCGATCACTTCCTGAAGGGCAGCGTGCGGGCGTCGGCCAAGCGACAGGTCGTGCCCAAGACGCCGACGCAGCGCACCTACCTCGAGGCCATCGAGAAGCACGACATCGTCTTCGGTGTCGGCCCGGCCGGCACCGGCAAGACGTACCTGGCGATGGCACAGGCGGTGGCCAGCCTGCTGGCCAAGAAGGTGAGCCGGATCGTGCTCACGCGTCCGGCGGTCGAGGCCGGCGAGAAGCTCGGCTTCCTGCCCGGCGACCTGCAGGAGAAGGTCAACCCGTACCTGCGGCCGCTCTACGACGCGCTGTACGACATGCTCGAGGCCGACAAGGTCGAGCGCCTGCTCGAACGCGGCACCATCGAGGTCGCGCCGCTGGCCTTCATGCGCGGGCGCACGCTCAACGACGCGTTCGTGATCCTCGACGAGGCGCAGAACACGACCTCAGAGCAGATGAAGATGTTCCTCACCCGCCTGGGTTTCGGCAGCAAGGCAGTGGTGACCGGCGACATCACGCAGATCGACCTGCCGTACGGCCGGCCGTCGGGACTGATCGACGCGATCCGCATCCTCGACAAGGTCGAGGGCCTCGCCTTCGTGCACTTCACCGACCGCGACGTCGTGCGGCACAAGCTCGTGCAGTTGATCGTCCAGGCCTACGCGGCCCAGGAAGCCGGCGGCCCGGGCGCCCCCGGCAACCCGCGGGCCTGA
- the era gene encoding GTPase Era: protein MRSGFVSLLGRPNAGKSTLLNRMVGAHLAIVSDKPQTTRTRILGAKNLPDGQILFLDTPGVHRPMHRMNVRMVDAAIGAAREADVVALVVDASEDVGRGTEFLLGLLPQIAQPVVLVLNKIDRLKKHKLLPVIEWFSGKHAFADVVPVSAATGDNVEALERVLLSHLPEGPPLYPEDYLTDQSARSLAAEMVREQVLQHTRAELPFTTAVVVDRWEEDEEDEEAPLAIYCSILVEEPSQKPIIVGKGGEMIKAIGTAARKQIEAFFERRVYLDLHVKVKEDWRESDRTLDELGLPQTKRKK, encoded by the coding sequence ATGCGGTCCGGATTCGTGTCGTTGCTCGGACGCCCCAATGCGGGCAAGTCGACGCTGCTGAACCGGATGGTCGGCGCGCACCTGGCCATCGTCTCGGACAAGCCGCAGACGACCCGCACCCGCATCCTCGGGGCGAAGAACCTGCCGGACGGCCAGATCCTGTTCCTGGACACGCCCGGCGTGCACCGGCCGATGCACCGCATGAACGTCCGGATGGTGGACGCGGCGATTGGCGCGGCGCGCGAGGCCGACGTCGTGGCGCTGGTGGTGGATGCCTCCGAGGACGTGGGCCGGGGCACGGAGTTCCTGCTCGGGCTGCTGCCGCAGATCGCGCAGCCGGTGGTGCTGGTGCTGAACAAGATCGACCGGCTGAAGAAGCACAAGCTGCTGCCGGTGATCGAGTGGTTCAGCGGCAAGCACGCGTTTGCCGACGTCGTGCCGGTGTCGGCCGCGACCGGCGACAACGTCGAGGCGCTCGAACGCGTGCTGTTGTCGCACCTGCCCGAGGGGCCGCCGCTGTACCCGGAGGACTACCTCACCGACCAGTCGGCGCGGTCGCTGGCGGCCGAGATGGTGCGCGAGCAGGTGCTGCAGCACACGCGCGCCGAACTCCCGTTCACCACCGCGGTCGTCGTGGACCGCTGGGAAGAAGACGAGGAGGACGAGGAGGCGCCGCTGGCCATCTACTGCAGCATCCTCGTCGAGGAACCGTCGCAGAAGCCGATCATCGTCGGCAAGGGCGGCGAGATGATCAAGGCCATCGGCACCGCGGCCCGCAAGCAGATCGAGGCGTTCTTCGAGCGGCGCGTCTACCTGGACCTGCACGTGAAGGTCAAGGAGGACTGGCGCGAGAGCGACAGGACCCTCGACGAACTCGGGTTGCCGCAGACCAAGCGGAAGAAGTGA
- a CDS encoding (2Fe-2S)-binding protein encodes MMKYSLVVNGEPRAVDVPERMPLLWVLRDVLDLKGTKFGCGVAQCGACTVLIDGQPMRSCIVDISSVGTAAVTTIESLPRDGSHPLQRAWMELDVPQCGYCQAGQLMAASALLKETPNPTDAQIDAAMEGNFCRCGTYIRIKQAIKAAAAAGRRAE; translated from the coding sequence CTGATGAAGTATTCCCTCGTCGTGAATGGCGAGCCGCGCGCGGTCGATGTTCCCGAGCGCATGCCGCTCTTGTGGGTGCTCCGGGATGTCCTGGACCTGAAGGGCACGAAGTTCGGCTGCGGGGTGGCCCAGTGCGGCGCCTGCACGGTGCTGATCGACGGTCAGCCCATGCGTTCGTGCATCGTGGACATCTCCTCGGTCGGCACGGCCGCGGTGACGACCATCGAGAGCCTGCCGCGCGACGGGTCGCATCCGCTCCAGCGCGCCTGGATGGAACTCGACGTCCCGCAGTGCGGCTACTGCCAGGCCGGCCAGCTCATGGCGGCCTCGGCGCTGCTCAAGGAGACGCCGAACCCGACCGATGCGCAGATCGATGCGGCCATGGAGGGCAACTTCTGTCGCTGCGGCACCTACATCCGGATCAAGCAGGCCATCAAGGCGGCGGCCGCGGCTGGCAGGAGGGCGGAGTAA